GCCCCAATTCTTAGGTTCAAACCCTGCCAGACATACCAACGAAACCCTGCTTCAATGCCTAATGCATTTTTATCTTTGTAATCTCTTGTCATACCTCTTAAATAAGACAGTCCACCATAGAATGATGAAGGAATTTTTTTTTCTCCGATAGGAAGAAACCAATAAGTAAGACCTGCTTTTAAAAATTCAGTTGTAATCCCACTTTCAAAGTTGGTAGGATAATATCCTGCATGAATAGAAAATTGTTTACGCTGGTATTCTAAACCAATTGAAGGGTTTCTAAAAGCATTGATGCTTAGAGTGTTCTTAGGAAACTTGTTCTGTGCAAAGGCTACACTTGTCCATACAAGCATGAAAGCCAAAAGAAGATTTTTTTGCATATCGTAAATTATTTTTTTATTACGATGCAAAGATGTTTCAATACAATATCAATTTACTAGACAAATGTCTAAAAGTGAATTTTGATTACACTTTATTTCTTAGTCTGCTCAGATGTCTAGGTGTGATACCCAACATGGATGCGATATATTGTAAAGGTACTTGTTGTAGTAATTCAGGTTCTTCACGCAATACTTTCTCATAACGCTCCTCAGCAGTCAGTGTTATGAGGTCAAATTTTGCTTTGTCAATACAGCATATTTGCCATTCAATGAGTTTAATATAAAAATCTTTGAAGCTTGGAATCTCATTTTGTAAAGTTACTACATCTTTTTTGTCAATTACCCAAATTGTTGCATTTGTCAATGCTCTAATATTTTCCCTTGCAGGTGTTTCTGTCAAATAAGTTAAAAGAGAAGCGACAAAAGTATTTGGCAGTGAAATATATGTGGTTCGTTCTTCTCCAGTTTTCGTAATTGAGTAGTATTGAAATTGTCCAATTTCAATGAAACCCATTTGTAAAGACTTTTTGCCTTCTTTTACGAAATAGCTGCCTTTGTCAAATGACTGCTTTTTGAAGTAACTTATAATTTTTTCAGTTTTTTCACTGTCAAAACTGATACTCTGAAAATAAAGTTTTAATGTTTCCATAAGTTGATTGATATCATTTTGAAATACTGTCCCCTAGATGAAGCACCCAAAAATATGTAGAAAATTATAGGAAAAAAAGTGTATTTTATCCTATAATTTTTACTACAATGAAAAAAAGCAATTTTAGTGAAAGTCAAAAGAAAGCAATTGTACTGGAAGGCGAAAGAGGAATTCTGAGTATAGAAAAACTCTGTGAACAACATCAAATCTCACCAACCACCTATTACAAATGAAAACAAGCTCAAAGTATAGAGCAAAATGAAATAAAGAAACGCTTACAAGCCCTTGAAAAAGAGAATGCTAAATTAAAGAAAATGTATTTGGAGTCTCTATTAGAAAAATAAGTTCTGACAGAAGCAGTGTAGTTACAAGCCCAGAAGTGGAAGTGCTAACTTAATTGTGAGAAAGAGTTAGGAGAACCATAGGTCAACGTGAGCCAAAAATTCTTACTTTTGAAAAATGAAACATAAACTTATCCGTAAAGTGTATGATACAGTATTTAAAATGAAAGCTGTAGAATTGGGTAATAAACGTTCCATAATCACTATAGATTTTATCTATAAATATAAGATATGAAGCTTAACCTTGAATATTATAGTATCATGAGTAGTACTATAGAATTTTTTGGCGAAGAAGTATAAAAGTCCAACCAAAACAACCAATGGCATTATCAAATTGCCAATTTCTTTGTCTACTATGGCATGGCTAATAAAAGCAAACAATAAATTGAAAATGAAACATGCATAAGCCCATTCTTTAAGTGTATTTGGTGTTTTAGGTAATATGATTGCTATTACACCAAGTATTTTAGCTACAATAAGTGGATATGCAAAGTAGTCGGGATAATCCAAAACTTTTGTAACAACTGTCATATACAGTGGTACTACAATCTAAGTAATCAAAGGCATTACACCCTCCATAAGGGTAATAATAATGGTAGTTACCCAAAATATAATTTTATTCTTTTTCATTATAAATTATTGTATTAGTGATGATAATAAAGTATCTAATTGATTTAATCCCATTGTAAAGCCTTCTTTAAAGCCCATTTCTACAACTTTCTCTAAATCT
This portion of the bacterium 336/3 genome encodes:
- a CDS encoding cyclic nucleotide-binding protein, coding for METLKLYFQSISFDSEKTEKIISYFKKQSFDKGSYFVKEGKKSLQMGFIEIGQFQYYSITKTGEERTTYISLPNTFVASLLTYLTETPARENIRALTNATIWVIDKKDVVTLQNEIPSFKDFYIKLIEWQICCIDKAKFDLITLTAEERYEKVLREEPELLQQVPLQYIASMLGITPRHLSRLRNKV